In the Arthrobacter zhaoxinii genome, one interval contains:
- a CDS encoding sensor histidine kinase, with the protein MAIFTDPIKDHADFGPGDAEWLHLLVGDWQLVADLAFADLALWFPVPDGGYVALAHARPSTSHTVFHSDFVGERIRADLHPLVDAAWHSQHIERSSETSWTAETAMRVEAIPFVRNGRTLAVVTSHMDLSSSRMPSRLELTYRQCAYDLLRMGTLGLWPDFATPTGSRRGAPRVGDGLIRLDAEGIVQYASPNGVSAFRRLGDMETLEGRSLAEITTALLKDRRMVDETLPLVVTGRMPWRTEIESRGVSLSLRAIPLRDEKERFGALVLCRDVSELRRREMELVSKDATIREIHHRVKNNLQTVAALLRMQSRRMESDEGKLGLAQAMRRVSTIALVHETLSQGLTQNVDFDELIDRQFRLSAEVASPTQEVRTRRDGSFGELPSDLATPLALVINELVTNAVEHGLAGRRGTVGLAAQRHGKAGREERLTVTVTDDGVGLPPGPRREGLGLQIVRTLVQSELDGTIEWSAGEGGGTEVRIEMGLDTEYRRT; encoded by the coding sequence GTGGCAATCTTCACCGATCCGATCAAGGACCACGCGGACTTCGGTCCGGGCGACGCCGAATGGCTGCACCTGCTGGTGGGCGACTGGCAGCTGGTCGCCGACCTCGCCTTCGCCGACCTGGCGCTGTGGTTCCCCGTGCCCGACGGCGGCTACGTGGCGCTGGCGCATGCCCGGCCGTCGACGTCGCACACAGTGTTCCACAGCGACTTTGTGGGCGAACGCATCCGCGCTGACCTGCACCCGCTGGTAGATGCGGCCTGGCACAGCCAGCACATCGAGCGGTCGAGCGAAACCAGCTGGACCGCCGAAACAGCCATGCGGGTGGAGGCGATACCGTTCGTCCGCAACGGCCGGACCCTGGCCGTGGTGACATCGCACATGGACCTGTCCAGTTCGCGGATGCCGTCACGCCTGGAACTGACGTACCGGCAGTGTGCCTACGACCTGCTGCGGATGGGAACGCTGGGTCTCTGGCCCGACTTCGCCACGCCTACCGGGTCACGCCGGGGAGCTCCACGCGTGGGGGACGGGTTGATCCGGCTCGACGCCGAAGGGATTGTGCAGTACGCCAGTCCCAACGGAGTCTCCGCCTTCCGCCGGCTGGGCGACATGGAGACGCTCGAAGGGCGTTCGCTGGCGGAGATCACCACGGCGCTGCTCAAGGACCGCCGCATGGTCGACGAAACGCTGCCGCTGGTGGTCACCGGGCGGATGCCGTGGCGGACGGAAATCGAGTCCCGGGGCGTCAGCCTCTCCCTGCGCGCGATCCCGCTGCGCGACGAAAAGGAACGTTTCGGTGCCCTGGTGCTCTGCCGCGATGTTTCCGAACTGCGCCGCCGTGAGATGGAACTGGTGTCCAAGGACGCCACCATCCGCGAAATCCATCACCGGGTGAAGAACAACCTCCAGACCGTCGCGGCGCTGCTGCGGATGCAGTCACGGCGGATGGAGAGCGATGAAGGCAAGCTGGGTCTTGCCCAGGCCATGCGCCGTGTGTCCACCATCGCCCTGGTACACGAGACCCTGTCTCAGGGTCTGACGCAGAACGTGGACTTTGACGAGCTGATCGACCGCCAGTTCCGGCTGTCTGCCGAGGTCGCCTCGCCCACGCAGGAGGTCCGGACCCGCCGTGACGGATCCTTTGGTGAGCTTCCAAGCGACCTGGCCACTCCGCTGGCACTGGTGATCAACGAACTGGTGACCAACGCCGTCGAGCACGGGCTGGCGGGGCGTCGCGGCACGGTTGGATTGGCCGCGCAGCGGCACGGCAAAGCCGGCCGGGAGGAACGGCTAACCGTGACGGTGACCGACGACGGCGTGGGTCTGCCGCCCGGGCCGCGGCGGGAGGGGCTGGGCCTGCAGATTGTCCGGACCCTGGTCCAGAGCGAACTCGACGGGACCATCGAGTGGTCCGCGGGCGAAGGCGGCGGCACGGAAGTCCGGATCGAGATGGGACTGGATACCGAGTACCGCCGTACCTGA
- a CDS encoding NAD-glutamate dehydrogenase: MSSGSRIADLFSSDTSLDEFIGNYYEHLAREDAQAYAPAVLKERAQKHMELALSRTEGTAAVDVVDQGDTSVILIVTDDMPFLVDSVTAEVVRRNAAIRLVVHPIFLATRDPRTGELQQVQRVPAAAGVSSGDTAALPNLADLLGGNGGTTKVESWIAIEVARITDGDKRSELVDGLQKVLGDVRIAVADWPAMRMKVHEIARSLETVPGARDIPDLQQARELLTWLDNGNFTFLGYREYDLVTENGEDALLPTEDSGLGLLRLHSTRRVQRLTDAGRAKAREKRALVITKANSRSTVHRPAYLDYLGVKRFDEQGNVNGERRFIGLFATGAYTGSVRSIPIVRDKVRDVMRTCGFPADSHSGKDLLSILETYPRDELFQIDPSTLLDTSLAILRLQERRRTRLFLRPDIYGRFMSAIVFLPRDRYTTPVRLRIQDELRSTFNGESIDFEARMTESALARLFFRIRLPRGQEIADIDAAELEARLVQATRSWSEGIEEVVRTKFSRPEAEKLSALWSDAFPAAYRVAYEVEDALEDIARFEARLARPDTAPELFVYIPAGGDGPEDARLKLYLTEPKSLTQILPFLHNLGLEVLDERPFEIRRGDGTGFYLYDLGLVYPSGIDPLQTGSLLAEAFRAGLSGTAESDAFDRLILQQGLRWRQVVILRAYAKYMRQVGTGNSYGFVAGTLLANPDVAHALIALFEGRFDPDLTEEERRAAVEQAGAALETGLEKVPTLDADRVLRTFATLINATLRTNFYQDKPYVSFKLNTGAIDGAPFPRPKYEIWVYSPRVEGVHLRFGEVARGGLRWSDRREDFRTEVLGLVKAQTVKNAVIVPTGAKGGFYAKKLPDPAVDRGAWMEEGKNSYRTFIRGLLDLTDNLVVKESGEEVVPPERVVRHDGDDSYLVVAADKGTASFSDIANSISAEYGFWLGDAFASGGSVGYDHKAMGITARGAWESVKRHFSELGIDTQSQDFTVVGVGDMSGDVFGNGMLLSEHIKLVAAFDHRHIFLDPNPDAARSHAERRRLFELPRSSWADYDESLISAGGGIFPRQSKSIPLSAEVREVLGLPDSATKMSPPELLKAILTAPVDLLYNGGIGTYVKSSAETSADVGDKANDAIRVDGRDLRVKVVGEGGNLGMTQHGRIEAARAGVILNTDAIDNSAGVDCSDHEVNIKIFVDRMVAAGRLDPQERAEFLHSMTDEVGHLVLQDNIDQNMLLLNDRQRVLEANPSFERLMDWLEEHADLDRELEALPTNDELHARVAAGEGLTSPELAVLAAYAKIELTKALTRSNLADDPYFAGTLRRYFPKQIVERFGDQLDTHPLRREIISTVVANDMLNIGGITFAFRVIEETSATEAEAARAFTALREIYGFDKVLAELGSLPADFPTETWSMVHLDLRRLLDRAVRWFVNHVGRGTTIAEDIEAFRPVVQPLLSDLTRFLRGSDAERVEAMLQKARELDIPKDLGTYWAEQFESFGLLDVALASKAAAVPADEVAGVYYAVYDQYGIDDLLNRITKLPREDRWQSLARAALRDDLYSTVADMTVAVLEATPDGSGTDPGERLHTWEQENADHLQRASKMFSEVNRLEEDDMASLSVALRLLRSIVRR; the protein is encoded by the coding sequence TTGTCGTCAGGGTCCCGCATCGCGGATCTTTTCAGTTCGGACACTTCCCTGGATGAATTCATCGGGAACTACTACGAGCATCTGGCGCGTGAAGATGCCCAGGCCTATGCTCCGGCGGTCCTGAAGGAGCGGGCCCAAAAGCACATGGAACTGGCGCTCAGCCGCACCGAAGGAACTGCCGCCGTCGACGTGGTGGACCAGGGCGACACCAGCGTCATCCTGATCGTGACCGATGACATGCCCTTCCTCGTCGACTCCGTCACCGCAGAGGTAGTACGCCGCAACGCCGCGATCCGGCTGGTAGTGCACCCCATTTTCCTGGCCACCCGCGATCCCCGGACGGGTGAACTGCAGCAGGTGCAGCGTGTTCCCGCCGCTGCCGGCGTCTCAAGCGGCGACACTGCAGCGCTGCCCAATCTGGCCGACCTGCTGGGCGGGAACGGCGGCACCACCAAGGTGGAATCCTGGATCGCCATCGAGGTCGCCCGTATCACCGACGGGGACAAACGCTCCGAACTTGTTGACGGCCTGCAGAAGGTCCTCGGCGATGTCCGGATCGCCGTGGCGGACTGGCCCGCCATGCGGATGAAGGTCCACGAGATTGCCCGTTCCCTGGAAACCGTCCCCGGTGCCCGGGACATCCCTGACCTCCAGCAGGCCCGCGAACTGCTGACCTGGCTGGACAACGGCAACTTCACCTTCCTCGGCTACCGCGAATATGACCTGGTCACCGAAAACGGGGAAGACGCACTGCTCCCCACCGAGGACAGCGGCCTGGGGCTGCTGCGGCTGCATTCCACCCGGCGGGTCCAGCGGCTGACGGACGCAGGCCGGGCCAAAGCACGTGAAAAGCGCGCCCTCGTCATCACCAAAGCCAACTCGCGGTCCACCGTGCACCGGCCCGCCTACCTTGACTATCTCGGTGTCAAGCGCTTTGACGAGCAGGGCAATGTCAACGGCGAACGCCGCTTCATCGGGCTCTTCGCCACCGGCGCGTACACCGGTTCCGTCCGCAGCATTCCGATTGTCCGGGACAAGGTCCGCGACGTCATGCGCACCTGCGGTTTCCCTGCCGACTCACACTCGGGCAAGGACCTGCTCTCCATTCTGGAGACCTACCCCCGCGACGAGCTCTTCCAGATTGACCCCTCCACGCTGCTGGACACCTCGCTGGCTATCCTCCGCCTGCAGGAACGTCGGCGGACCCGGCTGTTCCTCCGGCCGGATATCTACGGCCGTTTTATGTCCGCAATCGTCTTCCTGCCCCGAGACCGCTACACAACGCCGGTCCGGCTCCGGATCCAGGACGAGCTGCGTTCCACGTTCAACGGAGAGTCCATCGATTTCGAGGCGCGGATGACGGAGTCCGCCCTGGCGCGCCTGTTCTTCCGGATCCGGCTGCCCCGCGGCCAGGAAATCGCGGATATCGATGCCGCCGAGTTGGAGGCACGCCTCGTGCAGGCCACCCGGTCCTGGAGCGAGGGTATCGAAGAGGTCGTCCGGACCAAGTTCTCCCGCCCGGAGGCGGAAAAGCTGTCCGCACTGTGGTCCGACGCCTTCCCGGCTGCGTACCGGGTGGCCTACGAAGTCGAGGATGCGCTGGAGGACATTGCCCGCTTCGAAGCCCGGCTGGCCCGTCCGGACACCGCTCCGGAACTGTTCGTCTACATCCCGGCCGGCGGTGACGGTCCCGAAGACGCCCGCCTGAAGCTCTACCTGACCGAGCCGAAGTCGCTGACCCAGATCCTGCCGTTCCTGCACAACCTCGGCCTGGAAGTGCTCGACGAACGCCCCTTCGAAATCCGCCGGGGCGACGGCACAGGGTTCTACCTGTACGACCTGGGCCTGGTGTATCCCTCCGGCATCGATCCGCTGCAGACCGGTTCCCTGCTGGCCGAAGCCTTCCGCGCCGGCCTGTCCGGAACCGCCGAGTCCGATGCCTTTGACCGGCTGATCCTGCAGCAGGGACTGCGGTGGCGCCAGGTCGTCATCCTGCGGGCGTACGCCAAGTACATGCGCCAGGTCGGCACGGGAAACTCCTACGGTTTCGTGGCCGGCACGCTGCTGGCCAACCCGGATGTTGCCCATGCACTGATAGCGCTCTTCGAAGGGCGCTTCGATCCGGACCTGACTGAGGAGGAGCGCCGGGCCGCCGTTGAGCAGGCAGGCGCCGCGTTGGAGACGGGCCTCGAGAAGGTTCCGACGCTTGACGCCGACCGCGTCCTGCGGACCTTTGCCACCCTCATCAACGCCACGCTGCGCACGAATTTCTACCAGGACAAGCCGTACGTCAGTTTCAAACTGAACACCGGGGCGATCGACGGTGCTCCGTTCCCGCGCCCAAAGTACGAAATCTGGGTCTATTCTCCCCGGGTCGAAGGTGTGCACCTGCGCTTCGGCGAGGTGGCCCGCGGCGGGCTGCGCTGGTCCGACCGGCGCGAGGACTTCCGCACCGAGGTCCTCGGCCTGGTCAAGGCACAGACGGTGAAGAACGCCGTCATCGTGCCCACCGGCGCCAAGGGCGGGTTCTACGCCAAGAAGCTGCCCGACCCTGCCGTGGACCGCGGCGCCTGGATGGAGGAGGGCAAGAACAGCTACCGCACCTTCATCAGGGGGCTGCTGGACCTCACCGACAACCTGGTGGTGAAGGAATCCGGCGAGGAAGTAGTGCCGCCCGAACGCGTGGTCCGGCACGACGGTGACGACAGCTACCTCGTGGTTGCAGCGGACAAGGGCACGGCGTCGTTCTCTGACATCGCGAACTCCATTTCCGCGGAGTACGGCTTCTGGCTCGGTGACGCCTTCGCCTCCGGCGGGTCCGTCGGCTATGACCACAAGGCCATGGGCATCACCGCCCGGGGTGCCTGGGAATCGGTCAAGCGGCACTTCAGTGAGCTGGGCATCGATACCCAGAGCCAGGACTTCACCGTGGTGGGCGTCGGCGACATGAGCGGCGACGTGTTCGGCAACGGCATGCTGTTGTCCGAACACATCAAGCTCGTGGCCGCGTTCGACCACCGGCACATTTTCCTGGATCCCAACCCCGACGCCGCCCGCTCCCATGCGGAACGGCGGCGCCTGTTCGAACTTCCGCGCTCGTCCTGGGCGGATTACGACGAGTCCCTGATCAGTGCCGGCGGCGGGATCTTCCCGCGCCAGTCCAAGAGCATCCCGCTCTCGGCGGAGGTCCGCGAGGTGCTGGGCCTGCCGGATTCCGCAACCAAGATGAGCCCGCCGGAGCTGCTTAAAGCCATCCTGACTGCGCCGGTGGACCTGCTCTACAACGGCGGCATCGGCACCTATGTGAAGTCCTCGGCCGAGACCTCTGCCGATGTCGGCGACAAGGCCAACGACGCGATCCGCGTGGACGGCCGGGACCTGCGCGTGAAGGTGGTCGGCGAAGGCGGAAACCTCGGCATGACGCAGCACGGACGCATCGAGGCGGCCCGAGCCGGTGTCATCCTCAACACCGACGCGATCGACAACTCCGCCGGCGTGGACTGCTCCGACCACGAAGTGAACATCAAGATCTTCGTGGACCGGATGGTCGCGGCCGGCCGGCTGGACCCGCAGGAGCGCGCGGAGTTCCTGCACTCGATGACCGATGAAGTGGGCCACCTGGTCCTGCAGGACAACATCGACCAGAACATGCTGCTGCTCAATGACCGGCAGCGGGTCCTGGAAGCGAACCCGAGCTTCGAGCGGCTGATGGACTGGCTCGAGGAACACGCAGACCTCGACCGCGAGCTGGAGGCGCTGCCCACCAACGACGAACTGCACGCACGCGTCGCTGCGGGGGAGGGCCTCACCTCGCCCGAGCTGGCCGTGCTGGCCGCCTACGCCAAGATCGAGCTGACCAAGGCGCTGACGCGTTCGAACCTGGCGGACGATCCGTACTTTGCGGGGACCCTGCGCCGGTACTTCCCGAAGCAGATCGTCGAGCGTTTCGGGGACCAGCTGGATACCCATCCGCTGCGCCGCGAGATTATCTCCACCGTGGTCGCCAACGACATGCTCAATATCGGCGGCATCACCTTCGCCTTCCGGGTGATCGAGGAGACCTCCGCCACCGAAGCGGAGGCCGCCCGCGCCTTCACGGCACTGAGGGAAATCTACGGATTCGACAAGGTCCTCGCCGAGCTCGGTTCGCTGCCCGCGGACTTCCCCACCGAAACGTGGTCCATGGTGCACCTGGACCTGCGCCGGCTGCTGGACCGCGCCGTGCGCTGGTTCGTCAACCACGTGGGCCGGGGAACAACCATCGCCGAGGACATCGAGGCGTTCCGGCCCGTCGTCCAGCCGCTGCTTTCCGACCTGACACGGTTCCTCCGCGGTTCGGACGCGGAGCGGGTGGAAGCCATGCTGCAGAAGGCCCGTGAGCTGGACATCCCGAAGGACCTGGGCACCTACTGGGCCGAGCAGTTCGAGTCCTTCGGCCTGCTCGACGTCGCGCTGGCCAGCAAGGCAGCCGCCGTTCCGGCCGACGAAGTCGCCGGCGTGTATTACGCCGTTTACGACCAGTACGGCATTGACGACCTGCTGAACCGGATCACCAAGCTGCCCCGTGAAGACAGGTGGCAGTCGCTGGCCCGTGCAGCCCTGCGTGATGACCTGTACTCGACTGTTGCCGACATGACGGTGGCTGTGCTGGAAGCTACTCCTGACGGGTCCGGCACGGATCCGGGGGAGCGCCTGCATACCTGGGAGCAGGAGAACGCCGACCACCTGCAGCGCGCCTCCAAGATGTTCAGCGAAGTGAACCGCCTGGAAGAAGACGACATGGCCTCGCTTTCAGTGGCCCTTCGCCTGCTCCGTTCCATCGTCCGCCGCTAG
- a CDS encoding FtsK/SpoIIIE domain-containing protein: MINISDKTSGASVASMLEERYGHARYTVQGSSLQELTPGKAPLVNGAVILRLEGSAGCAAAGMPARGGAPAPAPLLLVVCSGPDAGGITDLQRGTYTIGRRVPAECGPGQRIGITDPALSRHHTELVVGAESVTVRDLGSANGTWVDGRRVRVATVDTDSHLRFGYSHCRLVIPGPVREVESAPADPFSPLTVRFPEQGQKTGLLLVGALLPLLLGVVLAVATGMWMFLAFSALSAVTALLGAAGSRRRRREQAAAIALAAEEDGKRLRRAAPDPGATALGTGPAGPPVADASAAVYPVRIGAGTLPANIEVVPAPRHFTPPQISEAPVILALGRDRDIRLEGTAREQAALGRTILLQAAAAFVPHLVCIGTASELEPNARFLPGVTLAAMPEVSLPAVESAVAALRNVLTALPQAAGPADLVLFVHAAWAEHAGRLLQALPEARRPLVTVIRAGGLPAPVSVSLLGGRGTLAAAGRSVDFVPDLIQPKTFERLSRALASRPPSGPQHAAPGGTGQPPPAAAFEDCHPAASPDLLLHGWRDPGSGVAAVVGLSFSGPVLLELDKDGPHFLVAGTTGSGKSEFLRTFIGSLAALYPPTDITALLIDFKGGSGLGPLAALPHTVGFLTDFSAENVSRALVSLRAEVRRREALLAAGRADNLSAYNFTRPPEDRVPKLLVVVDEFRMLAEEVPTALPELLRIAAIGRSLGLHLVLATQRPQGAVTADIRANIATSVALRVQSAAESRDVIDADAASTIPPDLPGRAYVSKGGRLPLAFQSLSTAMRSGTDENPLKELHEHLSGAAGGARVRAETTADPDALHRMVTAIRAAADTGGYPDPFNPVRPPLPSALTADLLAGCRVADEAAPDGLVLGLMDEPGQQRQRILAWQPGIDFHLAVLGAPRSGAPDALGLIAAKHVTGLPGRHLYVLDSDGSLAWLAAAEQTGAYVGPQEVDRASRVLAYLAAEVLHRLGPAAPEAGMDRGPAHTGGAVPAAAQVHGPAAGVTLIITGWSRWCTAFRTGRGLTGEEDLSDLIRDGERADICVVLAGDREVLSARFFPLIPNRMYFPADASAETLLIWPRLPPMDRIRGRALVQGRCGTAEGLSTQLLTADIPPTPEQLVPLPSDSPSPHRIENLPAFVPPAQLKPARSGDWLPVGVFGDELATAAVRVLPGSVFLVAGPRGSGRTSFLRQLQRSADISSECVAADLAAALSLVEQGEKDLRRFLVLVDDADSLSSSTHQKLAKMQALGARLVLAAVAGHQLTVRVPLAQQIRSAPRGALLQPVSPVDGDIFGIRVEPGRRRPPGRCYLVDGAEVREAQAAYSAVE, from the coding sequence GTGATCAACATCTCGGACAAAACGTCCGGAGCCTCAGTGGCCTCGATGCTGGAGGAACGCTACGGGCACGCCCGCTACACCGTGCAGGGTTCGAGCCTGCAGGAGTTGACCCCCGGCAAGGCTCCGCTCGTCAACGGGGCGGTGATCCTGCGCCTCGAAGGATCCGCCGGGTGTGCCGCCGCGGGGATGCCGGCGCGAGGGGGCGCCCCGGCACCCGCCCCCTTACTCCTGGTTGTCTGCTCCGGACCCGACGCCGGAGGCATCACCGACCTGCAGCGGGGAACCTACACCATCGGGCGGAGGGTCCCGGCGGAATGCGGGCCCGGACAGCGAATCGGCATCACCGATCCGGCGCTTTCCCGACACCACACGGAACTTGTCGTGGGAGCTGAATCCGTAACCGTCCGTGATCTTGGCTCAGCCAACGGCACCTGGGTCGACGGCCGTCGTGTGCGCGTGGCCACGGTGGACACCGATTCCCATCTGCGGTTCGGTTACAGCCACTGCCGGTTAGTCATTCCCGGGCCCGTGCGCGAGGTCGAAAGCGCTCCGGCAGATCCCTTCAGCCCCCTCACCGTCAGGTTCCCCGAACAAGGGCAAAAAACCGGCCTGCTCCTGGTCGGTGCGCTGCTGCCGCTCCTGCTCGGAGTGGTGCTGGCCGTGGCGACAGGGATGTGGATGTTCCTGGCTTTCAGCGCACTGTCGGCGGTCACGGCACTGCTGGGCGCCGCGGGATCCCGGCGGCGCCGCCGTGAGCAGGCCGCGGCAATCGCCCTGGCCGCGGAGGAGGACGGAAAGCGGCTCCGCCGGGCCGCACCGGACCCGGGAGCCACGGCTCTGGGAACAGGACCGGCCGGCCCACCGGTGGCGGACGCCAGTGCCGCCGTGTATCCGGTCCGGATCGGGGCGGGCACCTTGCCGGCGAACATCGAAGTGGTGCCGGCACCCCGCCATTTCACGCCCCCGCAGATCTCCGAAGCCCCGGTAATCCTTGCCCTCGGCAGGGACCGGGACATCAGGCTGGAAGGCACCGCCCGGGAGCAGGCGGCGTTGGGCCGGACCATCCTTCTCCAAGCAGCAGCCGCCTTTGTGCCGCACCTTGTCTGCATCGGTACGGCATCGGAGCTGGAACCGAATGCGAGGTTCCTGCCCGGCGTCACTCTGGCTGCCATGCCCGAGGTTTCCCTCCCTGCGGTCGAATCCGCTGTTGCGGCACTGCGGAACGTCCTCACAGCGCTCCCGCAGGCCGCGGGACCGGCCGACCTCGTGCTGTTCGTCCATGCCGCGTGGGCGGAGCACGCCGGGCGGCTGCTCCAGGCGCTTCCCGAAGCGCGTCGTCCGCTGGTGACCGTCATCCGGGCCGGGGGTCTCCCCGCACCGGTGTCCGTGTCGCTTCTTGGAGGCCGGGGAACGCTGGCTGCCGCTGGCCGGAGCGTGGACTTTGTCCCCGACCTGATTCAACCAAAAACCTTCGAACGGTTATCCCGCGCACTTGCCTCCCGCCCGCCGTCCGGCCCGCAGCATGCCGCGCCCGGCGGTACCGGCCAGCCACCACCCGCAGCGGCTTTCGAGGACTGCCATCCCGCTGCGTCCCCGGATCTTCTCCTGCACGGCTGGCGGGACCCTGGATCAGGGGTTGCCGCTGTCGTCGGACTTTCATTTTCCGGCCCGGTGCTCCTGGAACTGGACAAAGACGGTCCGCATTTCCTGGTGGCCGGGACCACGGGGTCCGGAAAATCCGAGTTCCTGCGCACTTTCATCGGTTCTCTGGCAGCCTTGTATCCGCCCACCGACATCACCGCCCTGCTGATCGACTTTAAAGGCGGTTCCGGGCTCGGCCCCCTTGCCGCACTGCCACACACAGTGGGTTTCCTGACCGACTTTTCCGCTGAGAACGTGAGCCGGGCGCTGGTGTCACTGCGTGCGGAAGTCCGACGCCGTGAAGCCTTGCTGGCCGCCGGCCGAGCCGACAATCTTTCCGCCTACAACTTCACCCGTCCTCCGGAGGACAGAGTCCCCAAGCTGCTGGTGGTGGTTGACGAATTCCGCATGCTGGCCGAGGAAGTGCCCACAGCCCTGCCCGAACTGTTGCGGATAGCGGCCATCGGGCGCTCGCTCGGCCTGCATCTGGTGCTGGCAACTCAACGCCCTCAGGGCGCCGTTACCGCCGATATCCGCGCGAATATAGCAACGAGTGTCGCCCTTCGGGTCCAATCCGCCGCAGAGTCCCGCGACGTCATCGACGCCGACGCTGCGTCCACCATCCCGCCCGACCTTCCGGGCCGGGCCTATGTCAGCAAGGGCGGCCGGCTTCCGCTCGCCTTTCAAAGCCTTTCAACGGCCATGCGGAGCGGCACTGACGAAAACCCGCTGAAGGAACTGCACGAGCATTTGTCCGGAGCGGCCGGAGGCGCGCGGGTACGGGCAGAGACTACGGCAGATCCGGATGCCCTCCACCGGATGGTTACGGCTATCCGGGCGGCCGCCGATACCGGAGGCTATCCGGATCCTTTCAACCCGGTCAGGCCGCCGCTGCCTTCTGCACTGACAGCGGATCTGCTGGCCGGCTGCCGCGTCGCCGACGAGGCTGCCCCGGACGGACTGGTCCTGGGATTGATGGATGAGCCTGGACAGCAGCGTCAGAGAATCCTTGCGTGGCAGCCCGGAATCGATTTCCATTTGGCGGTGCTCGGCGCTCCGCGGTCGGGAGCCCCTGATGCGCTCGGACTTATCGCCGCCAAGCACGTCACCGGGTTACCCGGACGACATCTGTATGTCCTTGACTCGGACGGCAGCCTTGCCTGGCTTGCTGCAGCTGAGCAGACCGGCGCCTACGTTGGTCCCCAGGAGGTCGATCGGGCGTCCCGGGTGCTGGCCTACCTCGCCGCGGAAGTCCTGCACCGGCTCGGTCCGGCAGCCCCGGAGGCAGGTATGGACAGGGGCCCGGCCCACACCGGCGGCGCCGTGCCGGCGGCGGCGCAGGTCCACGGACCTGCAGCGGGAGTGACGCTGATCATCACCGGATGGTCCCGTTGGTGTACGGCGTTCCGCACGGGCCGCGGATTGACGGGCGAAGAAGACCTGTCCGACCTCATCCGGGACGGTGAACGCGCGGACATCTGCGTGGTTCTGGCCGGGGACAGGGAGGTTCTTAGCGCCCGTTTCTTTCCCCTGATCCCGAACCGCATGTACTTTCCAGCCGACGCCAGCGCCGAGACACTGCTGATCTGGCCCCGGCTGCCGCCGATGGACCGGATCCGCGGAAGGGCCCTGGTCCAGGGACGGTGCGGAACGGCTGAAGGCCTCTCGACCCAGCTGCTGACGGCTGACATCCCGCCTACACCGGAGCAGCTGGTCCCCCTTCCCTCCGACAGCCCGTCCCCGCACCGAATCGAAAACCTCCCTGCCTTCGTTCCGCCGGCGCAGCTGAAGCCCGCACGCTCCGGAGACTGGCTGCCCGTAGGCGTGTTTGGAGACGAACTGGCCACTGCTGCGGTGCGGGTATTGCCGGGCTCGGTCTTCCTGGTTGCGGGGCCGCGCGGCTCCGGCCGGACCTCCTTCCTCCGCCAGCTGCAGAGGTCTGCAGATATCTCCAGTGAATGCGTGGCTGCGGATCTGGCCGCGGCGCTATCCCTCGTGGAACAGGGGGAAAAAGATCTCCGGCGGTTTCTGGTCCTGGTTGACGACGCTGATTCGCTCTCTTCCTCCACGCACCAGAAACTCGCCAAGATGCAGGCCCTGGGTGCCCGGCTGGTGCTGGCCGCCGTCGCCGGTCACCAGCTCACAGTCCGCGTTCCGCTGGCACAGCAGATCCGGTCGGCACCGCGTGGCGCACTGCTCCAGCCCGTAAGTCCAGTGGACGGAGACATCTTCGGCATCCGGGTCGAACCCGGTAGACGCCGCCCGCCGGGCAGGTGCTACCTCGTCGACGGGGCGGAAGTCCGGGAGGCACAGGCGGCGTATTCCGCCGTGGAATAA
- a CDS encoding WhiB family transcriptional regulator, producing the protein MDWRSRAACLDKDPELFFPVGNTGPALLQIEEAKSVCRRCPVIDTCLQWAIETGQDAGVWGGMSEDERRALKRRAARARRAS; encoded by the coding sequence ATGGATTGGCGGAGCCGCGCAGCTTGCCTGGATAAAGATCCGGAGCTTTTCTTTCCCGTGGGCAATACCGGCCCGGCTCTTCTTCAGATCGAAGAAGCCAAGAGTGTCTGTCGGCGCTGCCCGGTGATCGACACCTGCCTGCAGTGGGCAATCGAGACCGGCCAGGACGCCGGCGTCTGGGGCGGCATGAGTGAAGATGAGCGCCGTGCGTTGAAGCGCCGCGCAGCCCGCGCCCGCCGCGCCTCCTAA